A region of the Desulfobacter postgatei 2ac9 genome:
TTTGCTGCAAAAAAAGCTTTGGTTACCACAAGGTTTTGGGCGGATAATCGTTCAGCAAGATCAGGTGGTTCTGCGCCGTGCAGCTGCACGATTTCAAGTCCGCAGGCAGAAACGGTCTGCATGATCGAATTATAGGTTTCGTTGACAAACACCCCGCAGGCCGGCACGCCTTTGGGAAGGGCCCGGGCAATTTCCCGGGCTTTGGCTGTGCTGACATGCCGGGGGCTTTTTTCAAAAAAAACAAGCCCAATGATATCCGCGCCGGCTTTCACGCAGTCAAGTGCATTGTCCACAAGGGTCAGGCCGCATATTTTTACAAGCACACGGTGCCTTTGGGCGGGTATCTGCCATATGGGTGCGGGAATTTGAGCCATGGCCGTTAATCACCCTCTTCGTTGAGGCCAAGAAGGGTTTTGATAAACCGGGCCGGATCCTTTGAACGGACAATGCTCTCTCCCACAAGGAAATTGAAAATACGGTTTTCAATGCCGGCTTCAATGCCGGGGCGACCGGAAATGCCCGAGGCCTCCACGGGGATGATTTCATCGGGAAAAATTTTTGCCACACGTTTTGCCACACTTGTGTCCACCTCAAGGGTCGCAAGGTTTCTGTTGTTAATGCCCACCACCCGGGATTGGGCTTTGTATGCCTGTTCAAATTCAAATTCTGAATTAATCTCCACCAGCGGTTCCATGCCAAGTTCCCGGGTAAGAAGGGTCAGTTCTGCCTGCTGGGCGGGATCAAGCAGGGTGGTGATCAAAAGAACCGCAGACGCCCCTGCCTTTTTGGCTTCATAAATCTGGTATTCGGAAAAGATAAAATCCTTTCGAAGTACGGGCAGATCTGTGTTTTGACACACAAGTTCAAGATCGGACAAGGTGCCTTTAAAGTACTTTGATTCCGTAAGCACCGATATGGCCCTTGCCCCGCCCTGGGTGTAGGCCCCGGCATAGGCGGCCACGTCAAGATCAATTTTGATATCTCCCTTGGAAGGGGATGCTTTTTTGACCTCGGCAATGATACCGATCGCTTCACGGGTTGAATCTGCCATGGCATCAGCAAAAGAAGCCGGGGTAGGGGTGTGTTCGGCATCATGGCGAATGGCGGTTAAGGGTACTTTGCTTTTGGCCTGGTTTATTTCTTCTTTTTTTACATC
Encoded here:
- a CDS encoding phosphoribosylanthranilate isomerase — its product is MAQIPAPIWQIPAQRHRVLVKICGLTLVDNALDCVKAGADIIGLVFFEKSPRHVSTAKAREIARALPKGVPACGVFVNETYNSIMQTVSACGLEIVQLHGAEPPDLAERLSAQNLVVTKAFFAAKPPKLCDTEKYPSADFCLAEYGKGILPGGNAETWDYNQALDMAKKVRLMLAGGLNPANVADAVARIHPYAVDVSSGVEKTKGIKDIAKVKAFVRAAKSVSI
- a CDS encoding indole-3-glycerol phosphate synthase TrpC; the protein is MKGFLNAVVDVKKEEINQAKSKVPLTAIRHDAEHTPTPASFADAMADSTREAIGIIAEVKKASPSKGDIKIDLDVAAYAGAYTQGGARAISVLTESKYFKGTLSDLELVCQNTDLPVLRKDFIFSEYQIYEAKKAGASAVLLITTLLDPAQQAELTLLTRELGMEPLVEINSEFEFEQAYKAQSRVVGINNRNLATLEVDTSVAKRVAKIFPDEIIPVEASGISGRPGIEAGIENRIFNFLVGESIVRSKDPARFIKTLLGLNEEGD